Part of the Patagioenas fasciata isolate bPatFas1 chromosome 24, bPatFas1.hap1, whole genome shotgun sequence genome is shown below.
TGGAGAGCTCGGACAGCGTGGACACCAGCATCTCCACGGGCAACGCCTCCGCCTGCTCGCCCGACAACGTCTCCAGGTAAGCCCAGCTCTGCCACCCACGCCGCCGACTCCCGATCCTTCCCACGGGGACGGCAGCTGCCGCGTCTTGCAGCGCCAGCGGGATGGAGGCCGGCAAGATCGAGGAGATGGAGAAGATGCTGAAGGAGGCTCACGCGGAGAAGTCGCGGCTGATGGAGTCCCGGGTGAGTGTGGGTACCGGGCGTGGCTGGGGAGTGGGACCCCCTCCCCGTGACTGAACACCCATGCGTCCCGCAGGAGCGGGAGATGGAGCTGCGGCGGCAGGCGCTGGAGGACGAGCGCCGGCGCCGGGAGCAGCTGGAGCGGCGGCTGCAGGACGAGACCGCACGGCGGCAGAAGCTGGTGgagaaggaggtcaagctgcggGAGAAGCACTTCTCACAGGTGCGGGGCGGTGTCCCCTCTGggccctctgtcccagcctggctggggtgCCTGCGGGGGGTGCAGCGCTCGCTGCCGCCGGCGGGCTCTGCAGGGCTGTGTTGCTTCCCCAGGCTCGTCCCCTGACGCGCTACCTCCCCATCCGCAAGGAGGATTTCAACCTGCGGCTGCACATCGAGTCCTCGGGCCACAGCGTGGACACCTGCTACCACGTCATCCTGACGGAGAAGATGTGCAAGGGCTACCTGGTCAAGATGGGCGGCAAGATCAAGTCCTGGAAGAAGCGCTGGTTTGTCTTCGACCGCATGAAGCGCACCCTCTCCTACTACGTGGGTGAGTCCCCGTGCCCCTGCCCGTGCCCCTGCCCGTGCCCCTGCCACCGCCCCTGCCCCTGCCACCGCCCCTGCCCGTGCCATCACCCCTGCCCCTGCCCGTGCCACCGCCCCTGCCCGTGCCATCGccactgcccctgcccctgccaccGCCCCTGCCCCTGCCACCGCCCCTGCCCCTGCCACCGCCCCTGCCCGCGCCATCGCCCACAGTGCTGTGGGTGACACCAGCTCCTTCTCTTGGGCAGATAAACATGAGACGAAGCTGAAGGGTGTCATCTACTTCCAAGCCATTGAGGAGGTTTACTACGACCACCTCCGCAGCGCAGCCAAGGTGAGAACTGGGACCCTCTGGCATGGCCGATGCTCCCGCCCCACCCTGCCCCGCCAGCTCGGGTGGGGACAACCCCGCAGTGGCCTCTGTCCCCGGTGGCGTCGGTTCCTTGGGGTGCTGGTGACAGAACAGCGCAGGGGGCACGGCACGGGGGGGGTGCTGACCCTCCCATCTCCTCCAGAGCCCCAACCCTGCGCTCACGTTCTGCGTCAAGACCCACGACCGCCTGTACTACATGGTGGCTCCGTCGGCCGAGGCCATGCGCATCTGGATGGACGTGATCGTCACCGGGGCCGAGGGCTACACCCAGTTCATGAGCTGAGGGCGGGGGGTGCCGCACACCCGGAGCTGCTGCTGAGGGCCCTCCCGGGGTCGCTCCCCGCTGTGCCCCGTGTGTGCCAcagccgtgtccccgtgtcccccgccagCCGGCacgcagcagcacctgcacagccAAGGGAATaagggtgttggttttttttttttaatgttgactttttaaaaacaaagtttaTTGGAAACGTCCAAGTGCTGAAGCGTAAAAAGCTGCCGAAGAGCGGCGGGAACGTCGCGCGGCCGGAGAGGCCGAGAGCGGAGCGGGCGCCTCAGTGATGGGCGGGCGGGGGCGGAGTTTAGGCGGAGCGGGGGCGGGGTGAGGGGCGGAGTTTGGGGCGGAGTTTGTGGAGGAGCGGGGGCGGAGCGTGGGGTGGAGTGAGAGGCGGAGTTTGGGGCGGAGCGGGGGCGGGCCAGGGATGGAGCGAGGGGCGGAGTTTGGGGCGGGCAGGGGCGGAGTCTGGCGCGGAGCCCGGGGCTCAGCGAGGGCGGAGCTCGCCCCGGGGCGGGAGCGGAGGGGGGGGCTGAGGGAGAGAGGAGTGCGGGAGCGGGGGGGCGGGTCAGGGACGGAGCGAGGGGCAGGGTTGGAGTAGAGGCGGGTTCGGGGCAGGGCGGGgggcgggaaggggcggggcccgGGACAGCGCGGGTCCTGCTCGCGGAGAGACGCTTCTCGACCACCAGGCGGCGCTCACGCGAAACATATGGGCCGCACGTGGTTCAGTTGCCGTGGGTCTGCGTGCGCATGCGTGCGTGACGTCACCGCGTGCGTCCTTCCCTTTCTCCGTCCCCGCTCTCCCGGCCAATGGGCTCGCAGCTCCCGCCGTGCCCGCTTCCGGATGCCCCTGACGTGGCCCAATGGGGACGCGCGGGCCGCCGGGATTGGCGGGCGCGGGCCCGGCGCTGGCGGGCGCGCCAATGAGCAGGCGCCGCGTCCGGGACGGGGGCTGCGCGAGACGCCGGGGCCGCCGCAGCAGCCGGagccggcgggccgggccgggccgggccgggccgagcgggaggaggaggaggaggaggaggaggacgatgatgatgatgatgatggcggcggcggcgatggcggcggcgcgggggcccTGCTGGGCGCTggcctggctgctgctctgctgccgtCTGCCCGCCGCAGGTACGTGCGGCGCGGGGCTGCCGGGGCGGTTCCGCCGGGGCGCTCCCGGTGCGGCGCTGGGGGAGGGCGCGGGGCGCTGAGTGGCCGTGCAGCCCCCGGTGCTTCGGCGCCTCCGGCCGCCGGCCCCTCCGCTCGGTACCGGGGAACGGTTCGCTCTCCCGGCGCTCACGGGACCTTGTTTATTCCCGCGGCGCAGGGTCCGTGGCCGTGATGTCGGTGGACGTGGGCAGCGAGTCCATGAAGGTCGCCATCGTCAAGCCGGGGGTGCCCATGGAGATCGTGCTCAACAAGTGAGCGGCCGCTGCCGGGGCCGGGGGCCCTGCCCGCCCCACCGGGGCTCGGGCACCTGGTTTAACTCCTCTCTTTCTGCACAGGGAGTCCCGGAGGAAAACCCCTGTGGCTGTTGCTTTGAAGGAGAGCGAGCGCCTCTTTGGCGACAGTGCCCTCGGAATGGTGAGAGCCCCTGTTGCACCGGCGGTTCCCAGCGCGCGTTCTGTGCCGGGGCCGTTACCCGAGCCGACGGCTTTTTCCTCCTGCAGTCCATACGGACGCCCAGGGTGGCGTTCAGGTACTTCCAGGACCTGCTGGGGAAGCGGATCGATAACCCCCACGTGGTGCTGTACCGGTCCCGGTTCCCGGAGCACGAGCTGCTGAAGGACGAGAGGAGGCAGACGGTCATTTTCAAGCTCTCCCAGTAAGCGGCTCCTTCTGCGCCCCTCGCGGGTGGGACTTTGCCCTCTGGGCTTCCAGAGCCGACTGTTGGTGCTGTAACTGGCTTTCCTGTCCGTTTCTCGCAGAACCGTGCAGTATTCTCCcgaggagatgctggggatggtCCTGAACTACTCGCGTGGTCTGGCTGAGGAGTTTGCAGGTTGGGAGGCCTTAGGTGTTTCTTACAGCATTTGGGTCGGTGTGTTTGTGTGTCACAGGGTTTGAATAGAGAGCGAAGGTGTCTGAAAACCTCCACGTTTTTAGGAGCAGGATGTTGAGTCCCTTCAGCTGTAAGCAGGACTCAACAGCAGTCACGTTGTTTGTTTCTAATATGATGCAAGTTTGGGGTCTTAATCCTATTTTTGGGGACAGGCAGCCCAGATCCCACCCAGCCTTGCAGCAAAGGAGCCTAACTGTCAATCTCTGTGGTGTGTTGCTAGTGGAATAGCACAATGACAAAAACTGGGTGTATTTCATTGACAGATTTGACTCTCGTCCCGACTAGGAGGCTGCGTGCTGTGTGCTTGGCAATACCTAAGTCAGTCCCAAGAGTTTTTACTCTGGAGAGGGAACTTAATCCAGTAATAAGGCTCCACAACGATAACGGTCCTGGAGCATTTGAATGTATCCTAATGTGTGAAATAGTGATCAGTGGGCACGTGGCTTTGTGAGAATGTGCAGAGTGAGCTTGGTTTCAGCAGGACACAGATAGTTTCATCCCTAACGATCCCAGCTGCTCTGGCTGCTTCAGGATTGCGTTCTGTACGAGTGTTCACCTCAGGCTCTCTGCCTTTGCTGTGGTTGTAACAAGTCCTGACGGGAACACGTGTCCCCTGCGCCTCTTGCAGAGCAGCCCATCAAGGACGCGGTGATCACGGTCCCTGCGTTCTTCAACCAGGCGGAGCGCAGGGCGGTGCTGCACGCCGCGCGCATGGCCGACCTGAAGGTGCTGCAGCTCATCAACGACAACACGGCCGTGGCGCTCAACTACGGCGTGTTCCGCAGGAAGGACATCAACGCCACCGCGCAGGTGAGCGCTGGGGGGTCCCGTAGAGCTGCCTGCCCGTTCCGAGCCCACCAACCGGGGAAAGCAATAGCGAATTTCTGAAGAAGACTGGAATGCTTTGTTTTCTGATCTATGAGATGAGTGAAAAGTTTTCTTGTCGCGCGTGACCCTGAGCATTTAATGTGCTTAATCAAAGTACAAGCCCTGTCTTTACAGTTTAAAACTAGCCTAGGGAGCAGAGTCTTGGCCTGTATCAATCTTGGGAAGCTGTGCATTCTTTCTTTATTCTTGTGGGATGTCCGGGTGTTTCTGCTTCACCGTCCCAGCTTCTCCTTCCAGAACATCATGTTTTACGACATGGGAGCAGGCAGCACCGTCTGCACTATTGTTACGTATCAGACTGTGAAGACGAAGGACTCGGGAATCCAACCTCAGCTGCAGATCCAGGGCGTCGGGTAAGATTTCAGCGTGAACTGTGCAAAACCCCCGGGTCTCAGGAAAGAAACTATTCGGTCACAGTCCCTTCTAAACGTGGAGTTTTGCAGCAAGGCTTCAGCACAGTAATTTGGTTGACAGAAGGGGAAATGTCCTTTACCATAAATATAAGGACAGTTCCTGCTGAAAGACTATTGTGGTGAACCTTTCGTTTCCTTGTTTCACTCTAACGTGTTATTTTTGGAACAACTGTTGTTCTTTCACAATCAATCACAGCTAATAGTACCACAGCTAATTTTGACTACTTGCTGTTCTGCATATTTGTGAAGTAACACACCAACTTTGCTGCGTTTCAACTGGGTTGAAGTCATTCCCTCTCTGTTCGCACTTTCGCTCAGGTTTGACCGTACCCTTGGAGGTCTGGAGATGGAGCTGCGTCTCCGGGACTACTTGGCGAAACTCTTTAACGACCAGCACCCCTCCAAGGACGTCCGGAAGAACGCGCGGGCCATGGCCAAGCTGCTGAAGGAGGCCAACCGCCTGAAAACTGTCCTGAGCGCCAACGCCGACCATGTGGCGCAGGTCTGACCTTCCCGCTCCGGGTTTCTGCCTTTTCTGTTCCATCCTCTCATCGCCACAGCCGTGGCAGTGCTTGGATGGGCGCACTCAGGTCCTAGGGGTGTTAAGAAAGGTAGAAATTTGCACTTTTTGGTTGGAAAATGCTCTGCCGATAATTTCAttctgggttttttcccctctcggGCAGATCGAGGGGCTGATGGATGACATCGACTTCAAGGCCAAGGTCTCCAGGCAGGAGTTTGAGGATCTGTGCTCCGATTTGTTCCAGCGCGTCCCGGGACCCGTGCAGCAGGCTCTGAGCAGCGCGGAGATGAGCATGGTAGGTTGGAGAAAACGTGTTAAGGTGGTGGGACAGACCCGAGTCCAGGCTCGCGTCACCTGTCTGAGGTCTGTGGGACGCTGACCCGCGCTGAGACGCAGGGAAGCCCCGAACGCAGCTGTCCAAAAGCGCTTTCTTAAAGCCCGGTGCCTGTTTCCAATCCCCAGGACGCAGTTGACCAGGTGATCCTAGTCGGCGGTGCCACGCGTGTCCCCAAAGTGCAGGAGGTTTTGCTGAAGGCTGTGGGCAAGTGAGTACACAAGGCCCCTTCTCACCTGCCTCCTGTTAACACGCTGCTGTTCGTGGCCCCGGCTGCAAAGCTGGCGCCTGTTGCTTTTTGCTTCGTAGAGAAGAGTTGGGCAAGAACATCAACGCGGACGAGGCGGCCGCCATGGGCGCCGTGTACCAGGCGGCCGCGCTGAGCAAAGCCTTCAAGGTGAAGCCTTTCGTCGTGCGGGACGCCACCGTGTTTCCCATCCAGGTAACCACGGCTCAGTTGTCTCTCgtgcaggcatggggctgtgccgGGAGAGACGTTCCAGGGGTCCTGGTGGATTCCTCTGAGTGAGGAAGTTAAGCGAGGCTTTCTGCCGCTCTAATAAAGTCATATAAACATCTGTTGATAAGTACCTGTCTGTCCCCCCATGCTGGCATGAGGCAGCGCAGCCAAACGCTGCAGAAACCTCTGACATAAGGTGCTGCAGAAGAGGGCTGCAGGTCTCAAGTCGTGTTTTTGGTTTGTGACACAGGTGGAGTTTACCCGAGAAGTAGAGGAGGACGACAAATCCAAGAGCTTAAAGCACAACAAGAGGATTTTGTTCCAGCGCATGGCGCCCTACCCGCAGCGCAAAGTTATCACCTTCAACCGCTACACCGACGACTTCGAGTTCTATGTCAACTACGGAGATCTGTCCTTCCTGAGCCAGGACGACCTGCGGTGAGCGGGGTGGAGCATCTGAGCCAGTTCCCTGCTTCGTGCAGCTGTCCCT
Proteins encoded:
- the HYOU1 gene encoding hypoxia up-regulated protein 1, coding for MMMMMMAAAAMAAARGPCWALAWLLLCCRLPAAGSVAVMSVDVGSESMKVAIVKPGVPMEIVLNKESRRKTPVAVALKESERLFGDSALGMSIRTPRVAFRYFQDLLGKRIDNPHVVLYRSRFPEHELLKDERRQTVIFKLSQTVQYSPEEMLGMVLNYSRGLAEEFAEQPIKDAVITVPAFFNQAERRAVLHAARMADLKVLQLINDNTAVALNYGVFRRKDINATAQNIMFYDMGAGSTVCTIVTYQTVKTKDSGIQPQLQIQGVGFDRTLGGLEMELRLRDYLAKLFNDQHPSKDVRKNARAMAKLLKEANRLKTVLSANADHVAQIEGLMDDIDFKAKVSRQEFEDLCSDLFQRVPGPVQQALSSAEMSMDAVDQVILVGGATRVPKVQEVLLKAVGKEELGKNINADEAAAMGAVYQAAALSKAFKVKPFVVRDATVFPIQVEFTREVEEDDKSKSLKHNKRILFQRMAPYPQRKVITFNRYTDDFEFYVNYGDLSFLSQDDLRIFGSLNLTTVRLKGVGESFKKHLDYESKGIKAHFNMDESGVLSLDRVESVFETVVEDKLEEESTLTKLGNTISSLFGGGGPTPEAGENLTDAVQEEEESLAEPGKEEQGEKQDQKSEAEDASEEQGEEKQASAGQAETSPPQAESQKKEEGEKLESQDPKENRETVKEEEPSKSSGDSTATKTEEEKIKAPKKQKFVHEITMELDVNDVPDLLEDDLKSSMKKLQDLTIRDLEKQEREKSANSLESFIFETQDKLYQEEYQFVSTEEQRDEISRKLSEASSWMEEEGYAAATKELKDKLSELKKLCRNLFFRVEERRKWPERLAALEGLLNHSTIFLKGARMIPESDQIFTEVELSTLEKAINETTIWKNETLAEQNKLPPTEKPVLLSKDIELKIAALDREVQYLLNKAKFAKPKPKKEKNTTKTDLGKNGTAASETETTIPPTEGKPEDKPEDVGPAAEPPVAESTATDAEPGPDSGSKKEKTEAGGESRKNDEL